A genomic region of Trifolium pratense cultivar HEN17-A07 linkage group LG3, ARS_RC_1.1, whole genome shotgun sequence contains the following coding sequences:
- the LOC123917932 gene encoding protein DYAD: protein MDKWGVNHQQAFIGWRGKRGRNFSAVTNAQEESDNDEEKEQEVTIKNEPIFFPDIRKRKCLSLSQLREGKEESSGMLGQLSEVKVESCEKFIPLREVKEEYCGMESSSKNKRTKPVVKDRWSSERYKLAEQTMWEVLKAEGATFENPITRPALRAAARKFIGDTGLLDHLLKHLSGKVAPGGTDRFRRWHNTEGVMEYWLERADLDKVRQEAGVRDCYWVPHSADRAILAPYQDTDSSGELELLKKEMAQMKKDMQELIAKKEKKIESNLMEETCKEFGKWKAITDHRLTEIMASVKNLQGNYGELMNWKTEVEKHLMDITEKLNDLQAARECTTFSPPSDKWKEWLAGPNPNNFQEDDALATWIGSSEPLNVPQECLPEYPCAGMLTQPLNEEPTNKKSDAEELMPTMQEDQNNVTPDSSTTVNSKADIDNSLIMFQEMFMDLFKWKEKMEQQLLDVSNTVYGMLAMK from the exons ATGGATAAGTGGGGTGTTAATCATCAACAGGCATTCATTGGTTGGCGTGGGAAAAGAGGAAGAAATTTTTCTGCTGTTACTAATGCGCAAGAGGAATCAGACAACGATGAAGAGAAAGAACAAGAAGTAACTATTAAAAATGAACCTATTTTTTTTCCAGATATTAGGAAAAGGAAGTGCCTCAGCCTTAGTCAGCTTAGAGAGGGGAAAGAGGAGTCGTCTGGGATGCTTGGTCAGCTTAGTGAAGTGAAAGTAGAGTCTTGTGAGAAGTTTATTCCGCTTAGAGAGGTGAAAGAGGAGTATTGTGGCATGGAAAGCAGTAGCAAGAATAAGAGAACGAAGCCTGTTGTTAAGGACAGATGGTCAAGCGAgag GTACAAGTTGGCTGAGCAAACCATGTGGGAAGTTTTGAAGGCAGAAGGTGCGACTTTTGAAAATCCGATAACCCGACCTGCACTAAGAGCAGCTGCCCGTAAATTCATTGGTGATACTGGACTTTTAGACCACTTACTGAAGCACCTTAGTGGTAAAGTGGCCCCTGGAGGCACTGATCGGTTCCGAAGATGGCACAACACCGAGGGAGTCATGGAGTATTGGTTGGAGAGGGCTGACTTGGATAAGGTCCGCCAGGAGGCTGGAGTGCGTGACTGCTACTGGGTACCACATTCCGCTGATAGGGCAATCCTTGCCCCTTATCAGGATACTGATTCTTCTGGTGAATTGGAACTGCTTAAAAAAGAAATGGCTCAAATGAAGAA AGATATGCAGGAGCTCATTGccaagaaggaaaagaaaattgaaagtaACTTGATGGAG GAGACTTGCAAGGAATTTGGGAAGTGGAAAGCTATAACTGATCATCGCCTTACTGAAATCATGGCTTCTGTGAAGAATTTGCAG GGAAATTATGGTGAATTGATGAATTGGAAAACTGAAGTGGAGAAACATCTTATGGATATAACAGAAAAATTGAACGATCTTCAAGCAGCAAGAGAATGCACCACTTTTAGTCCTCCTTCAGACAAATGGAAAGAATGGTTAGCAGGCCCTAACCCAAATAATTTTCAGGAGGATGATGCATTGGCAACTTGGATTGGGAGTTCAGAGCCGCTTAATGTTCCACAAGAGTGTTTGCCTGAATATCCCTGCGCAGGCATGCTAACTCAGCCACTCAATGAAGAACCCACTAACAAGAAGAG TGATGCTGAGGAGCTGATGCCCACAATGCAAGAGGATCAAAATAATGTCACCCCAGATTCATCTACAACTGTTAATTCAAAGGCAGACATTGACAACTCATTGATAATGTTTCAG GAGATGTTTATGGATTTAttcaaatggaaagaaaaaatggAGCAGCAGCTGCTGGATGTATCAAACACTGTATATGGCATGCTAGCAATGAAGTAG